Proteins from a single region of Nocardioides anomalus:
- a CDS encoding FAD binding domain-containing protein, producing MIPAQFDYAAPTSVEEAVALLGEHGDDAKIMAGGQSLLPVLRMRLNAPEMVIDLGKIEALRGVREEGDALVIGAMTQHAVVASDPLIEEHALLLHKAVQHLADAQIRHRGTLGGALAHADPAGDMGAPALALGAQFVIAGPNGTRTVEADDFFIDLFETAIGEDEILTEIRFPKHTGWGAHYEKFVRVAHQWPIVAVAAAVRAEGGTIAEARVGLTNMGNTPIRARGVEEALAGQPATADAVRAAAERATEGTNPPSDLNGDADYRRHLAGVLTRRAVLTAAGV from the coding sequence GTGATCCCCGCACAGTTCGACTACGCGGCGCCGACCAGCGTCGAGGAGGCCGTGGCGCTCCTGGGCGAGCACGGCGACGACGCGAAGATCATGGCCGGCGGCCAGAGCCTGCTGCCGGTCCTGCGGATGCGGCTCAACGCTCCGGAGATGGTCATCGACCTCGGCAAGATCGAGGCGCTGCGCGGGGTGCGCGAGGAGGGCGATGCCCTGGTCATCGGGGCCATGACCCAGCACGCGGTCGTGGCCAGCGACCCGCTCATCGAGGAGCACGCCCTGCTGCTCCACAAGGCGGTCCAGCACCTGGCCGACGCCCAGATCCGCCACCGCGGGACCCTCGGCGGCGCGCTCGCGCACGCCGACCCCGCCGGTGACATGGGCGCCCCGGCGCTGGCCCTGGGCGCGCAGTTCGTGATCGCGGGCCCGAACGGCACCCGCACGGTCGAGGCCGACGACTTCTTCATCGACCTGTTCGAGACCGCGATCGGCGAGGACGAGATCCTCACCGAGATCCGGTTCCCGAAGCACACCGGCTGGGGCGCGCACTACGAGAAGTTCGTGCGCGTGGCCCACCAGTGGCCGATCGTCGCGGTCGCGGCCGCCGTACGCGCCGAGGGCGGCACCATCGCCGAGGCCCGGGTCGGCCTGACCAACATGGGCAACACCCCCATCCGCGCCCGCGGCGTGGAGGAGGCGCTGGCCGGTCAGCCGGCCACCGCGGACGCCGTACGCGCGGCGGCCGAGCGCGCCACCGAGGGCACCAACCCGCCCTCGGACCTCAACGGGGACGCCGACTACCGGCGCCACCTCGCCGGCGTGCTGACCCGCCGGGCCGTCCTCACCGCGGCAGGAGTCTGA
- a CDS encoding xanthine dehydrogenase family protein molybdopterin-binding subunit — MTAVQDAPTPALEIGKDRRRKEDQRLITGRTRWTDNITLPGMLHLAMVRSPFAHAKIVSIDTTAANAMTNVVDVFTGKDFGEEMGVCINAWPITPDQVAPVHQPMPSDRVAFAGEIVAVVVARTAAEARDAAELVDVEYEELPAVTDLKAAVEEGSPLAHPDLGTNKSALWVFDSAEAGTGSSVEDAISKARTDGVVVEREYRQQRLIPAFMEPRSVVVDPTGEQYTMWSATQIPHILRFALAATTGVPESKIRVIAPDVGGGFGGKLQATPEEWIAWAVGRRIGKPVKYTETRSESLLSAHHGRDQWQKLTIAAEKDGTVTGLKVELLADLGAYVAIVGGGVPVLGAFMFNSIYKFPAYHFACQTVLTNKAWTDAYRGAGRPEATFGIERIMDDLAAELKMEPLELREKNWIKHEEFPFTTVAGLEYDTGNYEAATAKAKEMFGYDDLRAEQMARRASGDTVQLGIGISTFTEMCGLAPSRVLGSLDYGAGGWEHASVRMLATGKVEVITGASAHGQGHETAFSQIVADRLGVAFEDVEVLHGDTQIAHKGLDTYGSRSLVVGGEALVKAADKVIEKAKPVAAHLLEASVDDIEFNAGTFSVRGTDQGMAIGEIATAVFAAHNLPDGMEPSLDSDATYDPVNFSFPHGTHLCAMEVDTETGSLKMRKYVCVDDIGNIINPLIVSGQIHGGLVQGIAQALWEEAVYDDAGTLVSGSFVDYLLPTAADTISFDVDHTTSPSTTNTLGTKGVGEAGTIASTPAVVNSVIDAVRHLGVKDITMPCTPERVWKAIHDQGGGGADPTEESAMPHFDTDAPNQDPGETGVDQ; from the coding sequence ATGACCGCCGTGCAGGACGCGCCCACGCCCGCGCTGGAGATCGGCAAGGACCGGCGCCGCAAGGAGGACCAGCGGCTGATCACGGGCCGCACGCGCTGGACCGACAACATCACGCTGCCGGGGATGCTGCACCTGGCGATGGTCCGCTCGCCGTTCGCGCACGCCAAGATCGTGTCGATCGACACGACGGCCGCGAACGCGATGACCAACGTCGTGGACGTGTTCACCGGCAAGGACTTCGGCGAGGAGATGGGCGTCTGCATCAACGCCTGGCCGATCACGCCGGACCAGGTGGCGCCGGTGCACCAGCCGATGCCGAGCGACCGGGTGGCGTTCGCCGGCGAGATCGTGGCCGTCGTGGTGGCGCGGACCGCTGCGGAGGCGCGCGACGCGGCCGAGCTGGTCGACGTGGAGTACGAGGAGCTGCCGGCGGTCACCGACCTCAAGGCGGCGGTCGAGGAGGGCTCGCCGCTGGCGCACCCCGACCTGGGCACCAACAAGTCGGCGCTGTGGGTCTTCGACTCGGCCGAGGCCGGGACGGGCAGCAGCGTCGAGGACGCGATCAGCAAGGCGCGCACCGACGGCGTCGTGGTGGAGCGGGAGTACCGCCAGCAGCGGCTCATCCCGGCGTTCATGGAGCCGCGCTCGGTGGTGGTGGATCCGACCGGTGAGCAGTACACGATGTGGTCGGCCACCCAGATCCCGCACATCCTGCGGTTCGCGCTGGCCGCGACGACCGGCGTACCGGAGTCCAAGATCCGCGTGATCGCCCCCGACGTGGGCGGCGGGTTCGGCGGCAAGCTCCAGGCCACGCCGGAGGAGTGGATCGCCTGGGCGGTCGGCCGGCGGATCGGCAAGCCGGTCAAGTACACCGAGACCCGGTCGGAGTCGCTGCTCTCGGCGCACCACGGCCGCGACCAGTGGCAGAAGCTGACCATCGCCGCCGAGAAGGACGGCACCGTCACCGGGCTCAAGGTCGAGCTGCTGGCCGACCTCGGGGCGTACGTCGCGATCGTGGGCGGCGGCGTGCCGGTGCTCGGCGCGTTCATGTTCAACTCGATCTACAAGTTCCCGGCCTACCACTTCGCCTGCCAGACGGTGCTGACCAACAAGGCGTGGACCGACGCCTACCGCGGCGCCGGCCGACCCGAGGCGACGTTCGGCATTGAGCGGATCATGGACGACCTCGCGGCGGAGCTGAAGATGGAGCCGCTGGAGCTGCGCGAGAAGAACTGGATCAAGCACGAGGAGTTCCCGTTCACCACGGTGGCGGGGCTCGAGTACGACACCGGCAACTACGAGGCCGCGACCGCCAAGGCCAAGGAGATGTTCGGCTACGACGACCTGCGGGCCGAGCAGATGGCGCGCCGGGCCTCCGGCGACACCGTCCAGCTGGGCATCGGCATCTCGACGTTCACCGAGATGTGCGGCCTGGCGCCCTCGCGGGTGCTCGGCAGCCTGGACTACGGCGCCGGCGGCTGGGAGCACGCGAGCGTGCGGATGCTGGCCACCGGCAAGGTCGAGGTCATCACCGGCGCGTCCGCGCACGGCCAGGGCCACGAGACGGCGTTCAGCCAGATCGTCGCCGACCGGCTCGGGGTCGCGTTCGAGGACGTCGAGGTCCTGCACGGCGACACCCAGATCGCCCACAAGGGGCTGGACACCTACGGGTCCCGGTCGCTGGTGGTCGGCGGCGAGGCGCTGGTCAAGGCGGCCGACAAGGTCATCGAGAAGGCCAAGCCGGTCGCGGCGCACCTGCTCGAGGCGTCGGTGGACGACATCGAGTTCAACGCCGGGACGTTCTCGGTCCGCGGCACCGACCAGGGCATGGCCATCGGGGAGATCGCCACCGCGGTCTTCGCCGCGCACAACCTGCCCGACGGGATGGAGCCGTCGCTGGACAGCGACGCGACGTACGACCCGGTGAACTTCTCCTTCCCGCACGGCACCCACCTGTGCGCGATGGAGGTCGACACCGAGACGGGCTCGCTCAAGATGCGCAAGTACGTCTGCGTCGACGACATCGGCAACATCATCAACCCGCTCATCGTGTCGGGTCAGATCCACGGCGGCCTGGTGCAGGGCATCGCGCAGGCGCTGTGGGAGGAGGCGGTGTACGACGACGCGGGGACCCTGGTCTCCGGCTCGTTCGTGGACTACTTGCTGCCGACCGCGGCCGACACGATCAGCTTCGACGTCGACCACACCACGTCGCCGTCGACGACCAACACGCTCGGGACGAAGGGCGTCGGCGAGGCCGGCACCATCGCCTCCACGCCGGCGGTCGTGAACTCGGTCATCGACGCGGTGCGCCACCTGGGCGTCAAGGACATCACCATGCCCTGCACGCCCGAGCGGGTGTGGAAGGCGATCCACGACCAGGGCGGCGGCGGCGCCGACCCGACGGAGGAGTCGGCGATGCCGCACTTCGACACCGACGCACCCAACCAGGACCCCGGAGAGACGGGAGTGGACCAGTGA
- a CDS encoding EcsC family protein: MDEPRPGESLMSPYEQKRWKELQAHWERKAERRQLMPPRAKAALGKAGEAARNTTSRAGSAIASRTPVMVKDFAGSTVEAALVPTVRHVVQLLELLNEWVVELTDPEKVLEFHREKGRSVESLHDLKALDLEELDELLDWMALRWATLGAGQGASFGALAMIPVPVVGSVAAISLDLIAMQALTGAIATRVCYAYGFDAADPDMRHMIDRMVVRAYRNQTVKAGSVKKAGAAFDAAKGRVKWSQKLREDHKLMAAVEKLLKKAGDGTHVPVKNARMGMPVVSVLAGAATNGFVLGDTVK; encoded by the coding sequence ATGGATGAACCGCGGCCTGGCGAAAGCCTCATGTCACCGTACGAGCAGAAACGGTGGAAGGAGCTGCAGGCGCACTGGGAGAGGAAGGCGGAGAGGCGGCAGTTGATGCCACCTCGGGCCAAGGCCGCGCTCGGCAAGGCGGGGGAGGCCGCGAGGAACACGACGTCGAGAGCCGGGTCTGCCATCGCGAGCAGAACGCCCGTGATGGTCAAGGACTTCGCCGGGTCGACCGTCGAAGCAGCCCTTGTGCCCACGGTTCGCCACGTTGTCCAACTGCTGGAACTCTTGAACGAGTGGGTGGTCGAGCTCACCGATCCGGAGAAGGTTCTGGAGTTTCACCGGGAGAAAGGCCGCAGTGTGGAGAGCCTTCACGACCTAAAGGCCCTCGACCTCGAGGAACTGGACGAGCTTCTCGATTGGATGGCGTTGCGTTGGGCCACCCTCGGCGCCGGACAAGGCGCTAGTTTTGGAGCCTTGGCCATGATCCCCGTCCCGGTTGTGGGCAGTGTTGCGGCGATCAGCCTCGATCTGATCGCCATGCAGGCGCTCACTGGGGCCATCGCAACAAGGGTTTGTTACGCATACGGGTTCGACGCCGCCGACCCGGACATGCGCCACATGATCGACCGTATGGTCGTTAGGGCCTACCGGAATCAGACGGTCAAGGCTGGGTCAGTGAAGAAGGCGGGCGCGGCCTTCGATGCTGCCAAGGGCCGGGTCAAGTGGAGTCAGAAGCTTCGCGAGGACCACAAGTTGATGGCTGCCGTCGAGAAGTTGCTGAAGAAGGCGGGAGACGGGACTCACGTTCCGGTGAAGAACGCACGTATGGGCATGCCGGTCGTGAGCGTCCTGGCCGGGGCGGCCACCAACGGTTTCGTTTTAGGCGACACGGTGAAATAA
- a CDS encoding SRPBCC family protein — protein MDLSHRFTVPTPVEETWAHFQDIASVAECFPGATVTEATEQTFAGSVKVKLGPIALVYNGSGTFVEKDEAAHRFVVDAKGKDKRGNGTAGAKVTLAMESSASGGTDVQVDTDLAITGKPAQFGRGVMQDVSDKLLGQFVACLEQRLGSSSDSSDDDAAAAAGGAHKADAGAETAPSADPVSAPEDPAPAPAAAGAGSASTPHSAPPAAPRPLRSTPPPASSDDSLNLGAAVLPVLAKSYWKQGLGALVVVALLVRWLRRG, from the coding sequence ATGGATCTCTCGCACCGCTTCACTGTCCCCACGCCGGTCGAGGAGACCTGGGCGCACTTCCAGGACATCGCGTCCGTCGCGGAGTGCTTCCCGGGTGCGACCGTCACCGAGGCCACGGAGCAGACCTTCGCCGGCTCGGTGAAGGTCAAGCTCGGCCCGATCGCGCTGGTCTACAACGGCTCCGGCACCTTCGTGGAGAAGGACGAGGCGGCCCACCGCTTCGTCGTCGACGCCAAGGGCAAGGACAAGCGCGGGAACGGTACGGCGGGCGCGAAGGTGACGCTGGCGATGGAGAGCTCCGCCTCCGGCGGGACGGACGTGCAGGTCGACACCGACCTGGCCATCACCGGCAAGCCCGCCCAGTTCGGGCGCGGTGTCATGCAGGACGTCTCCGACAAGCTGCTCGGGCAGTTCGTCGCGTGCCTGGAGCAGCGGCTGGGGTCGTCGTCGGACTCCTCCGATGACGACGCGGCCGCGGCCGCGGGTGGTGCGCACAAGGCCGACGCCGGCGCCGAGACCGCACCCAGCGCCGACCCGGTCAGCGCTCCCGAGGACCCCGCCCCCGCGCCGGCCGCTGCCGGCGCGGGGTCGGCCTCGACTCCGCACTCGGCACCGCCGGCCGCTCCGCGGCCGTTGCGGTCGACGCCGCCTCCGGCCTCGAGCGACGACTCGCTCAACCTCGGGGCGGCGGTGCTGCCGGTGCTGGCCAAGAGCTACTGGAAGCAGGGGCTCGGCGCTCTCGTGGTGGTGGCGCTGCTCGTGCGCTGGTTGCGGCGGGGCTGA
- a CDS encoding (2Fe-2S)-binding protein, with the protein MARISLTVDGEKVADDVEPRMLLVQYLREKLGKTGTVIGCDTSNCGACTVHLDGTSVKSCNVLAVQADGSSVTTIEGLAQGGQLHPVQEAFRECHGLQCGFCTPGMIMQSVDLLKENPSPSEEEIRLGLEGNLCRCTGYHNIVRAVQYAAEHGGGASSAQDGPPPEVEAGTPQEQGASV; encoded by the coding sequence ATGGCACGGATCAGCCTCACGGTCGACGGCGAGAAGGTGGCCGACGACGTCGAGCCGCGGATGCTGCTGGTGCAGTACCTGCGGGAGAAGCTCGGGAAGACCGGGACGGTCATCGGGTGTGACACCAGCAACTGCGGTGCGTGCACGGTGCACCTGGACGGGACGTCGGTGAAGTCGTGCAACGTCTTGGCGGTGCAGGCCGACGGGTCGTCGGTGACGACGATCGAGGGGTTGGCCCAGGGGGGTCAGCTGCACCCGGTGCAGGAGGCGTTCCGGGAGTGCCACGGCCTGCAGTGCGGGTTCTGCACGCCGGGGATGATCATGCAGAGCGTCGACCTGCTCAAGGAGAACCCGTCGCCGTCGGAGGAGGAGATCCGCCTCGGGCTGGAGGGCAACCTGTGTCGGTGCACCGGCTACCACAACATCGTGCGGGCGGTGCAGTACGCCGCGGAGCACGGTGGGGGAGCCTCGAGTGCGCAGGACGGGCCACCGCCTGAGGTCGAGGCCGGTACGCCGCAGGAGCAGGGGGCGTCGGTATGA